Proteins found in one Legionella pneumophila subsp. pascullei genomic segment:
- a CDS encoding FAD-binding and (Fe-S)-binding domain-containing protein, with amino-acid sequence MIPRLTSSTATSRKIRLFLQQLKKIPEFHAEIDEALSSRIVLSTDNSIYQVLPEVIIFPKTENDISHIFNLASNEQFRDLTFTPRGGGTGTNGQSLNAGIIIDCSRYMNHIVEINLDEDWVLVEPGVVLEQLNEFLKPYNKFFAPTLSPSNRATIGGMVNTDASGKGSRLYGKTSQHVLAVTAVYLGGEVHTSEEIDVNQLDDMKKLPGQVGQFYKQLDKTAQEHRGAIERELPKLHRFVTGYNLAKIYSDDGKRFNANYILAGSEGTLAYVTKIKLKLTNIPKYKCLFVVLYPSFSDALEHAKHLVAFEPEAIETMDGTILNLAKTDIIYHSLKSFLCSGSNTPVEAINLIEFVAHDEKDLSQHAQLLKNTLKGSDFHLVTNNEDITNLWDLRKRSVGLLGKVKGARKPISGVEDTVVPPEYLADYVREFRELLDSHGISYGMFGHIDVGCLHVRPAFNLMDAKDREIYYEIIEKVAQLAHKYGGVLWGEHGKGFRSEFVPMFFGEELYNELRKIKSSCDPFNQLNPGKIAIPSSSHDALASIRSEKTRAAVDNQINYLYRDSYQLPLSCNGNGACFDYKFQDVMCPSYKITRDRIHSPKGRASLVREWLRQLSVLDGERELSWPLKKQINAYKKEHGQYDFSHEVYTALEGCLGCQACRSQCPVNINVPSFKAKFLQTYHTRYSRPLKDYLIAYSERVGYFQSLFPKLTNFCLSNQLVKYLLHKYAGLVDLPLFSSPNLKSLLKANDIPWLDLKNLPAPEKTVIYIQDWLTSFYEAELVMKTCQLIKKLGFHVYVLPWFENGKTLHVNGMLGSFAKIARKNALMIQKLSDHGLTMVGLDPAMVLTYQYEYCEFLSENYNSKILLIQEWLSEILASEKIKELPIKTNETPNQYLLLSHCTEQANCSEALMQWQKVFHFFGFTLIAEKTGCCGMAGAYGHEAIHQSNSHGLFALSWKNYFEESKGLANTLVDGYSCRAQVKRLTGLNASHPVAVLLKLFE; translated from the coding sequence ATGATCCCGCGTTTGACCTCTTCCACTGCAACATCCAGAAAAATCAGGTTATTTTTGCAGCAACTAAAAAAAATACCTGAGTTTCATGCTGAGATTGATGAAGCTTTAAGTAGCCGAATTGTTTTATCGACAGATAATAGTATTTATCAAGTTCTTCCTGAAGTCATCATTTTTCCTAAAACTGAAAATGATATATCTCATATTTTTAATTTAGCCAGTAATGAACAATTTCGTGATTTAACTTTCACACCCAGGGGCGGTGGCACCGGGACTAATGGTCAATCATTAAATGCTGGAATAATCATCGATTGTTCTCGCTACATGAATCATATTGTGGAGATAAATCTGGATGAAGATTGGGTTTTGGTTGAACCTGGAGTAGTTCTTGAGCAATTAAATGAGTTTCTGAAGCCTTATAACAAGTTCTTTGCTCCTACATTATCTCCAAGTAATCGCGCCACAATTGGAGGTATGGTCAATACAGATGCTAGTGGCAAAGGCTCAAGACTTTATGGAAAAACCAGTCAGCATGTACTTGCAGTAACGGCAGTCTATCTGGGAGGGGAAGTCCATACCAGTGAAGAAATAGATGTCAATCAGTTGGATGATATGAAAAAGTTGCCAGGACAGGTGGGACAATTTTATAAGCAGCTGGATAAAACAGCCCAGGAACATCGAGGGGCGATTGAAAGGGAGTTACCTAAATTACATCGGTTTGTCACTGGTTACAATTTGGCAAAAATTTATTCGGATGATGGAAAGCGATTCAACGCCAATTACATTCTGGCTGGTTCTGAAGGTACTCTAGCCTATGTCACTAAAATCAAATTAAAATTGACAAATATTCCCAAATACAAATGTCTGTTTGTTGTCTTGTATCCTTCATTTAGCGATGCCCTTGAACATGCAAAGCATTTAGTTGCATTTGAGCCAGAAGCCATTGAAACAATGGATGGAACTATTTTGAACTTGGCCAAGACAGATATTATTTATCATTCTCTGAAATCTTTTCTGTGCTCTGGAAGCAACACCCCAGTCGAGGCAATAAATTTAATTGAGTTTGTGGCACACGATGAAAAAGACCTATCACAACATGCGCAATTATTGAAGAACACTTTAAAAGGTTCTGATTTTCACCTGGTCACTAATAATGAGGATATTACCAATCTTTGGGATCTAAGAAAACGCAGTGTAGGACTTTTAGGTAAAGTAAAGGGTGCCAGGAAACCCATATCAGGAGTTGAAGATACAGTAGTTCCTCCCGAGTATTTGGCTGACTACGTCAGGGAGTTTCGTGAATTACTCGATTCTCATGGGATTAGCTATGGGATGTTTGGTCATATTGACGTAGGCTGTTTACACGTTCGCCCTGCATTTAATCTGATGGATGCAAAAGATAGGGAAATCTATTACGAAATAATAGAAAAAGTAGCGCAACTTGCCCATAAATACGGTGGTGTATTGTGGGGAGAACATGGTAAAGGATTTCGAAGTGAATTCGTGCCTATGTTTTTTGGAGAGGAACTCTACAATGAACTCAGGAAAATTAAATCCAGCTGTGATCCGTTCAATCAATTAAACCCTGGGAAAATTGCTATTCCCTCAAGTAGCCATGATGCACTTGCCAGCATCCGTTCGGAAAAGACCAGAGCGGCTGTGGATAATCAAATTAATTACCTGTACAGAGATTCTTATCAATTACCATTAAGCTGTAATGGAAATGGAGCTTGTTTTGATTATAAATTCCAGGATGTAATGTGTCCTTCTTACAAAATAACCAGGGATAGAATTCATTCTCCCAAAGGAAGAGCCAGTTTGGTTAGGGAATGGCTAAGGCAATTAAGTGTCTTGGACGGTGAGCGTGAATTATCATGGCCATTGAAAAAGCAAATAAATGCTTACAAAAAGGAGCACGGTCAATATGATTTTTCTCATGAAGTTTATACAGCATTAGAAGGATGCCTGGGATGTCAAGCATGCCGTTCTCAATGCCCGGTTAATATCAATGTTCCTTCGTTTAAAGCAAAATTTTTGCAAACCTATCACACTCGCTATTCTCGCCCCCTGAAAGATTATCTAATTGCTTACAGTGAACGCGTTGGTTATTTTCAAAGCCTGTTTCCAAAATTAACTAATTTCTGTCTCTCAAATCAATTAGTGAAGTATTTATTGCATAAATACGCCGGGTTGGTTGATCTCCCCTTGTTTAGTAGTCCAAATCTTAAATCACTCTTAAAAGCAAATGATATTCCATGGCTGGATTTAAAGAATTTGCCTGCTCCAGAGAAAACTGTAATTTATATACAGGATTGGTTGACCAGTTTTTATGAGGCTGAACTTGTGATGAAAACATGTCAGTTAATAAAAAAACTTGGATTTCATGTTTATGTCTTACCCTGGTTTGAAAATGGTAAAACTCTGCATGTCAATGGAATGCTTGGGTCATTTGCAAAAATTGCCAGAAAAAATGCTTTAATGATTCAAAAGTTATCAGATCATGGATTGACTATGGTAGGACTTGATCCTGCCATGGTATTAACCTATCAGTATGAATATTGTGAATTTTTGTCCGAAAACTACAATAGTAAAATCCTGTTAATTCAAGAATGGCTCTCTGAAATACTTGCTTCTGAAAAAATCAAGGAGTTACCAATAAAAACCAATGAAACTCCTAATCAGTATCTGTTGTTAAGTCATTGCACAGAGCAGGCAAATTGCAGTGAGGCATTAATGCAGTGGCAGAAAGTCTTTCATTTTTTTGGATTCACCCTAATTGCTGAGAAAACAGGATGTTGTGGTATGGCTGGAGCTTATGGGCATGAGGCAATCCATCAATCCAATTCCCACGGTTTGTTTGCTTTATCGTGGAAGAATTATTTTGAAGAGAGTAAGGGTTTAGCTAATACTTTAGTGGATGGCTATTCATGTCGAGCACAAGTCAAACGATTAACCGGTTTAAATGCTTCTCACCCTGTTGCAGTATTGCTGAAATTATTTGAATAG
- a CDS encoding ester cyclase, whose protein sequence is MNKIIDDSLTEEQKYMVHVWENHTHYEFDTKNVEDTMRTMEDNPYVNNIPTMEGGFGKQEVRKFYSQFFIPQKPDDTEVELISRTVGTNQIVDELIIKFTHNIRMDWILSGVEPTGKRVEIPQIAIVRFHNRKIISEHIYWDQASVLVQIGLLNSDKLPIHGVEATNKIRELKSRCLIK, encoded by the coding sequence ATGAACAAAATAATAGACGATTCTCTGACTGAAGAACAAAAATACATGGTTCACGTATGGGAAAATCATACGCATTATGAATTTGATACTAAAAATGTTGAAGATACTATGCGAACCATGGAAGACAATCCTTATGTCAATAACATACCTACCATGGAAGGAGGATTTGGAAAACAAGAAGTAAGAAAATTTTACAGTCAATTTTTCATACCCCAAAAACCGGATGATACTGAAGTTGAATTGATTTCGAGAACAGTAGGTACAAATCAAATTGTAGATGAACTCATTATTAAATTTACTCATAATATCAGGATGGATTGGATATTAAGTGGAGTTGAACCTACTGGAAAACGGGTAGAAATTCCTCAAATTGCAATTGTCAGATTTCATAATAGAAAAATCATAAGTGAACATATTTATTGGGATCAGGCATCCGTTCTTGTACAAATCGGTTTACTCAATTCAGATAAATTACCCATTCATGGAGTAGAAGCCACCAATAAGATAAGAGAACTGAAATCACGATGCCTGATTAAGTGA
- a CDS encoding GNAT family N-acetyltransferase, translated as MIKDYLIETMNQDEVNLAISWATQEGWNPGTHDAICFYQTDPHGFFAGKLNGKTIAIGSAVIYDEFFAFCGFYIVDRPYRNQGYGLELTKARLAYLGNRNAGIDGVINMLDKYACIGYQLAHNNARYCLNKTIKPVSSDPHIVPLNQIDFSQLSSYDRLHFPAPRPQFLKCWINQPQSLALAYLIDGQIKGYGLIRTCQKGFKIGPLFADNPEIARQLFTNLVQYSKGQVVFLDIPENNPLAIELVRQYQMEKVFATGRMYLRGEPPLKKENIYGITTFELG; from the coding sequence ATGATAAAAGATTATCTTATAGAAACCATGAATCAGGATGAAGTGAATCTTGCGATAAGCTGGGCTACCCAGGAAGGTTGGAATCCAGGAACTCATGATGCGATATGTTTTTATCAAACTGATCCCCATGGCTTTTTTGCAGGTAAACTGAATGGAAAAACGATAGCCATTGGTTCTGCTGTTATCTATGATGAGTTTTTTGCTTTTTGCGGTTTCTATATTGTTGATAGACCATATAGGAATCAAGGTTATGGCTTGGAATTAACTAAAGCCAGGTTAGCCTATCTTGGTAACAGGAATGCAGGCATTGATGGTGTCATAAACATGCTGGACAAATATGCTTGCATTGGTTATCAGTTGGCACATAATAACGCCAGATATTGTCTTAACAAGACAATAAAACCAGTATCATCTGATCCTCATATTGTTCCATTGAATCAAATTGACTTTTCGCAGTTATCATCCTATGACCGCTTACATTTTCCAGCACCTCGCCCTCAATTTTTAAAATGTTGGATAAATCAGCCACAAAGCTTGGCTCTAGCTTATTTGATTGATGGCCAAATTAAGGGTTATGGTCTTATCAGGACCTGTCAAAAAGGATTTAAGATTGGACCATTATTTGCGGATAATCCGGAAATTGCGCGTCAGCTTTTCACTAATTTAGTCCAATATTCTAAGGGACAAGTGGTATTCCTAGATATTCCAGAGAATAATCCTTTAGCCATTGAACTGGTCCGTCAATATCAAATGGAAAAAGTGTTCGCTACAGGACGAATGTATTTAAGAGGAGAGCCTCCACTAAAAAAAGAAAACATTTATGGAATCACTACTTTTGAATTAGGATAA
- a CDS encoding polysaccharide deacetylase family protein: MTRDLTGYGPEQINLTWPNKAKIAINFVINYEEGAELTPLNGDKKAEVYGSDFPFPPKENAERNYSIESFYEYGGRVGIWRLIRLFDKHSIPLTFFVTGYALILNPEFSSYLASHNHEIAGHGWRWIDYSKESKATEKKHISRCIDALQELTGQRPLGWYTGRRSPFTRDLLIQIGGFVYDSDSYADELPYFINKHLVIPYSLDCNDFRFTISPGFVTAQDFYLRLKNTFDYLYQENRLSIMTIGLHPRLSGKPDRCHALNEFLIYILQFQNVWIAKRIDIALYWLTKHT; encoded by the coding sequence ATGACCCGAGATCTCACTGGATATGGGCCAGAGCAAATCAATTTAACCTGGCCAAATAAGGCTAAAATCGCGATTAATTTTGTTATTAATTATGAAGAAGGAGCAGAACTAACTCCTCTGAACGGTGATAAAAAAGCTGAAGTTTATGGGAGTGATTTTCCATTTCCACCTAAAGAAAACGCAGAAAGGAATTATAGTATCGAATCTTTTTATGAATACGGCGGTCGCGTTGGAATTTGGCGTTTAATCCGTCTTTTTGATAAGCATTCCATCCCACTAACTTTTTTCGTAACGGGTTATGCCTTAATATTAAATCCTGAATTCTCCAGCTATCTGGCAAGTCATAATCATGAAATAGCTGGGCATGGATGGCGATGGATAGATTATTCGAAAGAAAGCAAAGCAACGGAAAAAAAACACATCTCTCGCTGCATTGATGCCTTGCAGGAACTCACTGGACAAAGGCCCTTGGGCTGGTACACGGGAAGAAGAAGCCCATTTACCCGCGATCTGCTGATTCAAATAGGCGGATTCGTATACGATTCAGATAGTTACGCTGATGAACTCCCCTATTTCATTAACAAGCATCTTGTTATACCCTATTCATTAGACTGCAATGATTTTCGTTTCACAATTTCTCCGGGTTTTGTCACAGCACAGGATTTCTATCTCCGCCTGAAAAACACTTTTGATTATCTTTATCAAGAAAATAGATTGTCTATCATGACTATTGGTTTACATCCGCGATTAAGTGGCAAACCTGACCGCTGCCATGCTCTTAATGAATTTCTAATCTATATTTTGCAATTTCAAAATGTATGGATAGCAAAGAGAATAGATATCGCTCTGTATTGGTTAACCAAACACACCTAG
- a CDS encoding MFS transporter — protein MSHLLDLSILKKNRDFTLLYLGQFISFIGTMITSVALPYQIYHLTESTMMVGLLSLAQLLPLLITALLGGVFADRYNRRGLLIISELLLAVGCLFLAFNSKLPNPSVSLIFIIASLMSAITGLHRPAFDSVIQQIVKPEDYKKVGALGSFKFSFCMIIGPAAAGLIIAQYGIVITYIIDLLTFIISLLNLSLMHTIPKPIVKEHPSIVVSLKEGIGFAFSRQELMGSYFVDFFAMVFAMPNALLPAIAQQFGGAKTLGLLYAAPAIGSLIISFVSGWTAKITHDGKAIAIAAALWGAAIIGFGLTTSLWLSLFFLALAGAFDAISGIFRSSLWNHTIPQELRGRLSGIEMISYLSGPRLGDTRAGFVAAGLGIPAALISGGILCIIGVGLCCYTLPKFWNYHSK, from the coding sequence ATGAGTCACTTACTGGATTTATCCATTCTTAAAAAAAACCGCGACTTTACCTTACTTTATTTGGGTCAATTCATTTCATTCATAGGCACAATGATTACCAGTGTTGCCCTTCCCTATCAAATTTATCATTTGACCGAATCGACAATGATGGTGGGATTACTCAGCCTGGCACAACTACTGCCTCTTCTGATTACCGCATTGCTTGGTGGAGTGTTTGCTGATCGATATAACCGACGCGGATTACTGATCATTAGTGAATTATTACTTGCTGTCGGTTGTCTTTTTCTGGCATTCAACTCCAAATTGCCCAATCCTAGTGTGAGCTTAATCTTTATAATAGCTTCACTAATGTCTGCAATTACCGGTTTGCATAGACCGGCTTTTGACAGCGTTATACAACAAATCGTGAAACCTGAGGATTACAAGAAAGTAGGAGCGCTTGGCAGTTTCAAATTCAGTTTTTGTATGATTATTGGACCAGCTGCTGCCGGACTGATTATTGCGCAATATGGTATTGTAATAACTTATATCATTGATTTATTAACCTTTATCATTTCATTACTCAATCTGAGCCTGATGCACACCATACCCAAACCTATAGTCAAAGAGCATCCCTCCATTGTAGTTTCTTTGAAAGAAGGTATAGGCTTTGCTTTTAGCCGGCAAGAACTGATGGGTAGCTATTTTGTCGATTTTTTTGCGATGGTTTTTGCTATGCCAAACGCATTGTTGCCTGCTATCGCGCAACAATTTGGAGGGGCTAAAACATTAGGACTACTATATGCTGCGCCAGCTATAGGATCGCTGATTATTTCTTTTGTTAGTGGATGGACTGCAAAAATTACTCATGATGGAAAAGCCATCGCCATTGCTGCCGCCTTGTGGGGAGCAGCAATTATCGGATTTGGACTAACCACTTCTTTGTGGTTATCTCTCTTCTTTCTTGCTCTTGCAGGAGCATTTGATGCCATTAGCGGTATTTTTAGAAGCAGCTTATGGAATCACACCATCCCGCAAGAATTGAGAGGTCGCCTGTCCGGAATTGAAATGATTAGTTATTTGAGTGGCCCAAGATTAGGTGATACCCGAGCAGGCTTTGTTGCAGCAGGTTTAGGTATCCCTGCTGCATTAATATCAGGCGGTATTTTATGCATTATAGGTGTGGGGCTCTGCTGTTATACCTTGCCTAAATTTTGGAATTATCATTCAAAGTAA
- a CDS encoding lpg1639 family Dot/Icm T4SS effector, giving the protein MINPIEYHPKGDKVNSDYFNEYKTKIYERRLSSGLEDLYGDMCGVVVQVQTGDAIPYIKELYSMTPYRYSRSYISDTHKIYCLLNTKNSPAFLVLEPLDPNFKDDITRLNKMYPNSRAKFNARYVGEIYKCKDKDETRNILISHDFNFHNPDMTENKFYCNKHIHFTRLSDFTYNCVGYTDNNIYDFDCLELGQRFYLTKEQEAMLDAKDQESHDNGIKDLIKGIDHMATRILAGEREDAILEFLCLSKYYFWGAYNIYDMNSSTNVNRNPHGHDIKSPAKVFTANNTPFMVNSFENLPMPTETFVRNYGRRMHHIAYEVKDGDHSSGKKNIDFVVETLRDQLNIEFLAKVFGACEDSPDLKQIFSKHSMYSILITEYVERCHNFDGFFTKENVAALTEAASLDETTKQQHKKASIIGD; this is encoded by the coding sequence ATGATTAATCCAATTGAATACCATCCCAAAGGGGATAAAGTCAATTCAGATTATTTTAATGAATATAAAACCAAGATTTATGAAAGACGCTTGTCATCCGGACTTGAGGATTTATATGGCGATATGTGTGGGGTCGTTGTTCAAGTGCAAACTGGGGATGCTATTCCATATATTAAAGAATTGTATTCAATGACGCCTTATCGATATTCTCGAAGTTATATTAGTGACACACATAAAATTTATTGTTTGCTCAATACCAAAAATTCACCCGCTTTTTTGGTTCTTGAACCTCTGGATCCTAATTTTAAAGACGATATTACAAGATTAAATAAAATGTATCCCAATTCAAGAGCTAAATTCAATGCTCGTTATGTGGGTGAGATTTATAAATGCAAGGATAAGGATGAGACGCGCAATATATTAATTTCCCATGATTTTAATTTTCATAATCCTGATATGACTGAAAACAAGTTCTATTGTAATAAACATATTCATTTTACCAGACTATCGGATTTTACTTATAACTGTGTAGGGTATACTGATAATAATATTTATGATTTTGACTGCCTGGAGTTGGGGCAACGCTTTTATTTAACCAAAGAACAAGAAGCAATGCTAGATGCAAAAGATCAGGAAAGCCACGATAATGGGATCAAGGATTTGATTAAAGGCATTGACCACATGGCTACTCGAATCCTGGCAGGTGAGCGTGAGGATGCCATTTTAGAGTTTTTATGCTTATCCAAATATTATTTTTGGGGTGCCTATAATATCTATGATATGAACTCCTCTACGAATGTAAATAGAAATCCACACGGACATGACATCAAGTCGCCTGCAAAAGTGTTTACCGCTAATAACACTCCGTTCATGGTGAATTCCTTTGAAAATCTGCCTATGCCTACTGAGACCTTTGTGCGTAATTACGGTAGAAGAATGCACCACATCGCTTATGAAGTAAAAGACGGCGATCACTCTTCTGGGAAAAAGAATATTGATTTTGTCGTTGAAACACTTCGAGATCAATTAAATATTGAATTTTTAGCTAAAGTATTTGGCGCTTGCGAGGACTCACCCGATTTAAAGCAAATTTTCTCCAAGCACTCTATGTATTCAATATTAATTACAGAATACGTTGAGAGATGCCACAATTTTGATGGATTTTTTACCAAAGAAAATGTAGCAGCATTAACTGAGGCTGCCAGCCTGGATGAGACTACCAAACAACAACATAAAAAAGCCTCTATTATTGGGGATTAG
- a CDS encoding TMEM165/GDT1 family protein: MEALIVSIGVITLAEIGDKTQLLAFLLAAQFKKPLPIILGILAATLINHSLAGLIGVWITTLLKPDVLRWILGISFILMAIWTLIPDEIEQDERNISKYLGVFGATFITFFLSETGDKTQIATIALTAHYGSPILVITGSTLGMLLADLPAVYFGNLFSHKIPMKIIHAVAACAFLIIGLITILF; this comes from the coding sequence ATGGAAGCTTTAATTGTATCAATTGGTGTTATTACTCTTGCAGAAATTGGCGATAAAACACAATTACTCGCTTTTCTTCTGGCAGCACAGTTTAAAAAACCATTGCCAATTATTCTGGGGATATTGGCTGCTACTTTAATAAATCATTCTTTAGCCGGACTTATCGGGGTCTGGATTACCACTTTATTAAAACCGGATGTTCTGCGTTGGATACTTGGCATATCGTTTATCCTGATGGCCATATGGACTCTGATACCAGATGAAATTGAACAAGATGAGAGAAACATATCTAAGTATCTTGGTGTTTTTGGAGCAACGTTTATAACTTTCTTCTTGTCAGAAACAGGAGATAAAACGCAAATTGCAACCATTGCTTTGACAGCGCATTATGGCTCTCCAATCCTGGTCATTACTGGTTCAACTCTTGGAATGTTGCTTGCTGATTTACCAGCTGTTTATTTTGGAAATTTATTTTCCCATAAAATTCCCATGAAAATAATTCATGCTGTAGCGGCATGCGCTTTTTTAATTATTGGACTTATTACTATCTTGTTTTGA
- a CDS encoding S9 family peptidase encodes MKEACIALIICLIINLDGWAGKRLPELDDLYHIQDISEPDLSPDGKWVAYTVSQLNAKDNIATTEVWKVSMDGKLSQRITFAADSSSSLPKWSPNGKWLAYLSDGGKEGTTQIWIASAQDNKEHQLTHIDGEVSDFTWSPDSKRIAFIAQKNDPSNEEDQPIVVDRYQFKVDGSGYLGKGRDHLYLVELKSKIISQLTNGNHDEYLPAWSPDGKYIAFVTKRGKDPDRHFNYDIYLIEPKSGAKEWQLTHFPGSDMNPDYESNLSWGPDSSKIAYLRSNEHQWTYYSPNQLVIVDINNKNEQIIAPMDNWYYKPKWSEDGKFIYALIEESRNTYLNRIDVHTGHIKKLTSGLRYDMDYSLAKGKIVLLTTDDTHPAELFILNSELFPLTHHNKKLLDEVQFQPAEDIEFRSFDGVRVEGVFMKPAGYQPGTLFPGFVYLHGGPVYQFSHEFNFDMQWLAANDYAVIAPNPRGSSGRGFDYAKAIFADWGNLDVKDVLASVDYVTGKGMVDPNRLGIGGWSYGGMLTNYVIATDHRFKAAISGAGAANILSGYGVDQYTPEYELELGKPWTNPELYLKLSYPFLKANNIKTPTLFLCSGLDFNVPCVGSEQLYQALKSLDVPTQLVIYPNEYHTLEKPSFIIDRLKRYTNWLNTYVK; translated from the coding sequence ATGAAGGAGGCATGTATAGCTCTAATTATTTGTCTTATCATTAATCTTGATGGATGGGCCGGGAAGCGCTTACCAGAGCTTGATGATCTTTATCATATACAAGATATCAGTGAGCCAGACTTGTCACCAGATGGAAAATGGGTCGCCTATACAGTATCCCAATTAAATGCTAAAGATAACATTGCCACGACTGAGGTATGGAAAGTATCAATGGATGGTAAGTTGAGTCAACGGATTACGTTTGCAGCAGACTCATCAAGTTCTCTACCAAAATGGAGTCCTAATGGTAAATGGTTAGCTTATCTGTCCGATGGTGGAAAAGAAGGGACGACACAAATTTGGATAGCATCTGCCCAAGATAATAAAGAACATCAATTGACTCATATTGATGGCGAAGTGAGCGATTTTACATGGTCTCCCGACTCTAAAAGGATTGCGTTTATAGCTCAGAAAAATGATCCGTCTAATGAGGAAGATCAGCCTATAGTTGTAGATAGATATCAATTTAAGGTTGATGGTAGTGGTTATCTCGGTAAGGGCAGAGATCATTTATATTTGGTTGAACTTAAGAGCAAGATTATCTCTCAACTGACTAATGGTAATCATGATGAATATTTACCGGCTTGGTCACCGGATGGAAAATATATAGCCTTTGTCACAAAGCGTGGGAAGGATCCTGATAGACATTTTAATTATGATATTTATTTGATCGAACCAAAGTCTGGGGCGAAAGAGTGGCAATTAACACATTTCCCCGGCAGTGATATGAATCCTGATTATGAATCAAATCTTTCATGGGGTCCTGATAGTTCAAAAATAGCTTATCTTCGCAGCAATGAACACCAATGGACATATTATTCGCCCAATCAATTGGTAATTGTTGATATCAATAATAAAAATGAACAAATCATTGCACCCATGGATAATTGGTATTACAAACCGAAATGGTCTGAAGATGGCAAATTTATTTATGCATTAATAGAAGAAAGCAGAAACACCTATTTGAATCGGATTGACGTTCATACCGGTCATATAAAAAAATTGACTAGTGGCTTGCGTTATGACATGGATTATTCGCTAGCAAAAGGAAAGATCGTGTTGTTAACAACAGATGATACACATCCTGCTGAATTATTTATTTTGAATTCCGAATTATTTCCTTTAACTCATCATAATAAAAAGCTATTGGATGAGGTTCAATTTCAACCCGCAGAAGATATAGAGTTTAGGAGTTTTGATGGAGTAAGGGTTGAAGGAGTATTCATGAAACCCGCCGGATATCAGCCAGGTACTTTATTCCCTGGTTTTGTCTATCTGCATGGAGGACCAGTCTATCAATTTAGCCATGAATTTAACTTTGATATGCAGTGGCTGGCAGCCAATGATTATGCCGTTATTGCTCCTAATCCAAGAGGCAGTTCAGGACGAGGATTTGATTATGCAAAAGCAATTTTTGCGGATTGGGGTAATTTGGATGTAAAAGACGTCTTGGCTTCTGTTGATTATGTAACAGGGAAGGGAATGGTGGATCCAAATCGCTTGGGTATAGGTGGGTGGAGTTATGGAGGAATGTTAACCAATTATGTCATAGCCACAGATCATCGTTTCAAGGCTGCTATATCCGGCGCTGGAGCGGCAAATATTTTATCTGGTTATGGTGTTGATCAGTACACTCCAGAATACGAGTTGGAATTAGGAAAACCCTGGACCAATCCTGAATTGTATTTAAAATTAAGTTACCCTTTTCTTAAAGCAAATAACATAAAAACACCTACATTATTTTTGTGTAGTGGCCTCGATTTTAATGTTCCCTGTGTTGGGTCAGAACAATTATACCAGGCTTTGAAATCACTTGATGTGCCAACACAGTTAGTTATTTACCCCAACGAATATCATACTTTGGAGAAGCCAAGCTTTATCATAGACAGATTAAAAAGATACACCAACTGGTTAAATACTTATGTTAAATAG